One genomic window of Tenacibaculum tangerinum includes the following:
- a CDS encoding cation diffusion facilitator family transporter yields MSKEELAIKTTYFSILSNAGLAIIKGLAGVFGNSYALIADAIESTTDIFSSILVLLGLKYAKRPADKNHPYGHGRIEPLITFIVVAFLVISATIIAYESIQNIQTPHENPKPWTLFVLGAIIVWKEISFQVVIKKSKETNSSSLRADAWHHRSDAITSVMAFIGISIALIFKEGYEAADDWAALAAAFFILYNSYLIFRPALAEIMDEHVYDDLIEEIREKSMEVSGVLGTEKCFVRKAGMRYHVDLHAIVNGTITVREGHEIAHKLKDYLREKLPDLGHILIHIEPEEY; encoded by the coding sequence ATGAGCAAAGAGGAATTAGCGATTAAAACAACCTATTTTAGTATTCTAAGTAATGCAGGTTTAGCGATTATTAAAGGATTGGCAGGTGTTTTTGGAAATTCGTATGCATTAATAGCCGATGCAATCGAATCTACCACCGATATTTTTTCTTCTATTTTGGTACTATTAGGCTTAAAATATGCAAAAAGACCCGCAGATAAAAATCATCCGTACGGACATGGAAGAATAGAACCACTAATCACCTTTATTGTGGTAGCCTTTTTGGTAATTTCTGCAACAATTATAGCCTATGAAAGCATACAAAACATTCAGACACCTCATGAAAATCCAAAACCATGGACTCTATTTGTGTTAGGGGCAATTATTGTTTGGAAAGAAATTTCTTTTCAAGTAGTCATTAAGAAAAGTAAAGAAACCAATAGCTCCTCTTTAAGAGCAGATGCATGGCACCATAGAAGCGATGCAATTACCTCTGTAATGGCATTTATAGGAATTTCGATAGCACTTATTTTTAAAGAAGGCTATGAAGCTGCCGATGATTGGGCAGCCTTAGCAGCCGCTTTCTTTATTTTGTACAACAGTTACTTGATTTTTAGACCTGCGCTAGCAGAGATTATGGACGAGCATGTATATGATGATTTAATAGAAGAAATCAGAGAAAAATCTATGGAAGTAAGTGGCGTTTTAGGAACAGAAAAATGCTTTGTGCGTAAAGCAGGAATGCGATATCATGTAGATTTACATGCAATTGTAAATGGTACCATTACCGTAAGAGAAGGACACGAAATTGCACATAAATTAAAAGACTATTTAAGAGAAAAACTCCCAGATTTAGGGCACATTTTAATTCATATTGAGCCTGAGGAATACTAA
- a CDS encoding peptidylprolyl isomerase, which translates to MDNGIYAKFTTPKGDILVNLEYEKTPGTVGNFVALAEGNLENSAKPQGTPYYNGLKFHRVIPDFMIQGGCPLGTGTGNPGYKFDDEIHPELKHDAPGKLSMANAGPGTNGSQFFITHVATPWLDGKHTVFGSVIEGQDVVDAIAQDDTMEVEILRVGDAAEAFNAVEAFRTFEGAREKREAEAKARQKELLDKVAAGYDETPSGLRYKILQNGDGKQATKGAMVSVHYKGQLLDGTVFDSSYKRKQPIDFAIGVGQVIPGWDEGIQLLKVGDKARLVIPSDLAYGAQGAGGVIPPNATLIFDVELMNVK; encoded by the coding sequence ATGGATAACGGAATTTATGCAAAGTTCACCACTCCAAAAGGTGATATTTTAGTAAACTTAGAATACGAAAAAACTCCTGGAACTGTAGGTAACTTTGTTGCTTTGGCAGAAGGAAATTTAGAAAACTCAGCAAAACCACAAGGAACTCCTTATTACAACGGATTAAAGTTTCATCGTGTAATTCCTGATTTTATGATTCAAGGTGGATGCCCACTAGGAACAGGAACAGGAAACCCAGGGTACAAATTTGATGATGAAATTCACCCTGAATTAAAACACGATGCTCCAGGAAAATTATCAATGGCGAATGCTGGACCAGGAACCAATGGTTCTCAATTTTTTATCACACACGTTGCTACTCCGTGGTTAGACGGCAAGCATACTGTTTTTGGTAGTGTTATTGAAGGACAAGACGTTGTTGATGCCATAGCCCAAGACGATACGATGGAGGTTGAAATTTTACGTGTAGGTGATGCTGCTGAAGCGTTTAATGCGGTAGAAGCGTTTAGAACTTTTGAAGGGGCTCGCGAAAAACGTGAAGCTGAAGCAAAAGCTCGTCAAAAAGAATTGTTAGACAAAGTAGCTGCTGGATATGATGAAACTCCAAGCGGATTGCGTTACAAAATCTTACAAAACGGAGACGGAAAACAAGCTACCAAAGGAGCAATGGTTTCTGTACACTACAAAGGTCAGTTATTAGACGGAACCGTTTTTGATTCTTCATACAAGCGCAAACAACCTATCGATTTTGCGATTGGAGTTGGGCAAGTAATTCCTGGTTGGGATGAAGGGATTCAATTGTTAAAAGTAGGTGACAAAGCGCGCTTAGTAATTCCTTCTGACTTAGCCTACGGTGCACAAGGTGCTGGTGGTGTAATTCCTCCTAACGCAACGTTAATTTTTGATGTTGAGTTAATGAATGTAAAATAA
- a CDS encoding peptide chain release factor 3 — MSFLEEIQKRRTFGIISHPDAGKTTLTEKLLLFGGAIQEAGAVKNNKIKKGATSDFMEIERQRGISVATSVLAFMYKDKKINILDTPGHKDFAEDTFRTLTAVDSVIVVIDVAKGVEEQTEKLVEVCRMRKIPMIVFINKLDREGKDAFDLLDEVEQKLGLRVSPLSFPIGMGYDFKGIYNIWGKKLNIFSGDNKQTISEGVEFTDINNPELDKIVGEKAANTLREELELVSEVYPEFDQEAYVNGDLQPVFFGSALNNFGVKELLDCFIDIAPNPQPKKAEERLVDSKEEKLTGFVFKIHANMDPKHRDRLAFVKIVSGTFKRNTPYLHVRNGKKVKFSSPNAFFAEKKEIVEESFPGDIVGLHDTGNFKIGDTLTEGEQLNFRGIPSFSPEHFRYVNNADPMKAKQLYKGLDQLMDEGVAQLFTLDMNGRKIIGTVGALQYEVIQYRLEHEYGAKCSYENIAVHKACWVAPEDPKNEEFKEFKRVKQRYLAKDKQGQLVFLADSPFTIQMTQQKYPTVKLHFTSEF, encoded by the coding sequence ATGAGTTTTTTAGAAGAAATACAGAAGCGACGTACCTTCGGAATTATATCACACCCCGATGCTGGTAAAACAACTCTAACTGAAAAGTTATTACTTTTTGGTGGCGCGATTCAAGAAGCAGGAGCGGTTAAGAATAATAAGATTAAAAAGGGAGCTACTTCCGATTTTATGGAAATAGAGCGCCAGCGTGGTATCTCCGTGGCTACTTCGGTATTAGCTTTTATGTATAAAGACAAGAAAATTAATATTCTTGATACACCAGGACACAAGGATTTTGCAGAAGACACTTTTAGAACGTTAACAGCCGTCGATAGCGTTATCGTGGTAATTGATGTAGCAAAAGGGGTTGAGGAACAAACCGAAAAGTTAGTGGAGGTTTGTCGTATGCGTAAAATTCCGATGATTGTTTTTATCAACAAGTTAGACCGCGAGGGTAAAGATGCCTTTGATTTATTGGACGAAGTAGAGCAAAAACTAGGCCTAAGAGTTAGTCCGTTAAGTTTTCCTATCGGAATGGGATACGATTTTAAAGGTATCTACAATATCTGGGGAAAGAAACTAAACATCTTTTCAGGAGACAACAAACAAACCATTTCAGAAGGTGTTGAATTTACGGATATCAACAATCCTGAATTAGATAAAATCGTTGGTGAAAAAGCTGCAAATACCCTTCGTGAAGAATTAGAGTTAGTGAGTGAGGTATACCCAGAATTTGACCAAGAAGCCTATGTAAACGGAGATTTACAACCCGTTTTCTTTGGTTCAGCTTTGAATAACTTCGGGGTAAAAGAGCTGTTGGATTGCTTTATTGATATTGCACCGAACCCACAACCTAAAAAAGCGGAAGAACGCTTGGTAGATTCTAAAGAAGAAAAACTAACGGGATTTGTTTTTAAGATTCATGCCAACATGGATCCGAAACACCGTGACCGTTTAGCCTTTGTTAAGATTGTATCGGGAACTTTTAAAAGAAATACCCCGTACCTACACGTTCGTAATGGGAAAAAGGTAAAGTTCTCGAGTCCGAATGCTTTTTTTGCTGAAAAGAAAGAAATCGTAGAAGAATCATTCCCTGGGGATATTGTGGGATTACACGATACGGGTAATTTTAAAATTGGAGACACGTTAACCGAAGGAGAACAATTAAACTTTAGAGGTATTCCTAGTTTCTCTCCAGAACATTTCCGATATGTGAACAACGCCGACCCAATGAAAGCGAAACAACTATACAAAGGGTTAGATCAATTAATGGATGAAGGAGTGGCGCAGTTGTTTACCTTAGATATGAACGGACGAAAAATTATTGGTACGGTAGGAGCGTTACAATACGAGGTAATTCAATACCGCTTGGAACACGAATACGGAGCAAAATGTTCGTATGAAAATATTGCGGTACATAAAGCTTGTTGGGTAGCTCCAGAAGACCCAAAAAATGAAGAATTCAAAGAATTTAAACGTGTAAAACAACGCTATTTAGCGAAAGATAAGCAAGGACAGTTGGTATTTTTAGCCGATTCTCCATTTACCATTCAGATGACGCAACAAAAGTATCCAACGGTAAAATTACATTTTACGAGTGAATTCTAG
- the idi gene encoding isopentenyl-diphosphate Delta-isomerase: MKEHVILVDEQDNPIGVMEKLEAHEKALLHRAFSVFVFNDKNELMLQQRAAEKYHSPLLWTNTCCSHQRAGESNIEAGKRRLQEEMGFSCELEEVFSFIYKAPFDNGLTEHELDHVMVGRYNDEPMVNPEEVASYKWMPLEEVKNDIENHPESYTAWFKIIFKESYDKIAAFI; encoded by the coding sequence ATGAAAGAACACGTAATTTTAGTAGATGAACAAGACAACCCAATAGGGGTTATGGAAAAATTAGAAGCGCATGAAAAAGCGTTGTTACACAGAGCATTTTCGGTATTTGTTTTTAATGATAAAAATGAATTAATGCTACAACAACGTGCTGCTGAAAAATACCATTCTCCTTTACTATGGACTAATACTTGTTGTTCACATCAACGAGCAGGGGAATCGAATATTGAAGCCGGAAAACGTAGATTGCAAGAAGAAATGGGTTTTTCATGTGAGTTAGAAGAAGTATTTTCGTTTATTTACAAAGCGCCTTTTGATAATGGTTTAACAGAGCATGAATTAGATCATGTAATGGTTGGGAGATATAACGACGAACCTATGGTAAACCCCGAAGAAGTAGCATCGTATAAGTGGATGCCTTTGGAAGAAGTGAAAAATGATATAGAAAATCATCCTGAAAGTTATACGGCTTGGTTTAAAATAATTTTTAAAGAATCGTACGATAAAATAGCAGCGTTTATTTGA
- a CDS encoding 6-pyruvoyl trahydropterin synthase family protein, whose amino-acid sequence MPKVTVHRKAHFNAAHRLFNRNWSDEKNREVFGKCSNPNYHGHNYELIVSLTGEIDSETGYVYDLGKLKNLIKLEVEEVLDHKNLNIEVAEFKNVNPTAENISVFIYNKLRVNIPENLDLKVTLYETPRNYVTYKGA is encoded by the coding sequence ATGCCAAAAGTAACTGTTCATAGAAAAGCACATTTTAATGCAGCACACCGATTGTTTAATCGCAATTGGTCCGATGAAAAAAATAGGGAGGTTTTTGGTAAATGTAGCAATCCTAACTATCATGGGCACAATTACGAATTAATTGTATCGTTAACTGGAGAGATAGACTCCGAAACAGGGTATGTGTACGACTTAGGTAAGTTAAAAAACTTAATAAAACTTGAAGTAGAAGAAGTTTTAGATCATAAGAACTTAAATATTGAAGTAGCGGAGTTTAAAAACGTTAATCCTACCGCAGAAAACATATCGGTGTTTATTTATAACAAGTTGCGTGTAAATATTCCAGAAAACTTAGATTTAAAAGTAACCTTATACGAAACTCCCAGAAACTATGTAACATATAAGGGTGCTTAG
- the kdsB gene encoding 3-deoxy-manno-octulosonate cytidylyltransferase has translation MKIIAMIPARYSASRFPGKLMKDLGGKPVIVRTYEAAVNANLFDEVYVVTDSEVIYCAIEKIGGKVLMSQKEHECGSDRIAEAVEDLAVDIVVNVQGDEPFIDTTSLSKLIEVFKTDTQKEIDLASLKVKMTNEEDIQNPNNVKVITDRNEFAIYFSRSVIPYHRDKEVAINYYKHKGVYAFRKEALIDFYHTPMTPIEAAEKIECIRYLEVGKKIKMIETSVESIGIDTPEDLERALKQLANEK, from the coding sequence ATGAAGATTATAGCCATGATTCCTGCACGATATAGTGCATCGCGTTTTCCAGGTAAATTGATGAAAGATTTAGGAGGAAAACCAGTAATTGTAAGAACTTATGAGGCAGCAGTAAATGCTAACTTGTTCGACGAAGTATATGTGGTAACCGATTCTGAAGTAATTTATTGTGCTATAGAAAAAATAGGAGGTAAAGTGCTAATGAGTCAAAAAGAACACGAATGCGGTTCTGATAGAATTGCTGAAGCTGTAGAGGACTTAGCGGTAGATATTGTGGTAAATGTGCAAGGAGATGAGCCTTTTATAGATACAACTTCGTTGTCAAAATTAATTGAGGTCTTTAAAACAGATACGCAAAAAGAAATTGATTTAGCATCGTTGAAAGTGAAAATGACCAACGAAGAAGACATTCAAAACCCGAATAATGTGAAGGTAATTACAGATAGGAATGAGTTTGCTATTTATTTTTCAAGAAGTGTAATACCATATCATCGAGATAAAGAAGTCGCTATAAACTATTACAAACACAAAGGAGTATATGCTTTTAGAAAAGAAGCCTTAATCGATTTTTATCATACACCTATGACACCCATTGAGGCTGCTGAAAAAATTGAATGTATTCGTTATTTAGAAGTAGGAAAGAAAATAAAAATGATAGAAACTTCAGTAGAAAGTATAGGTATCGATACTCCTGAAGACCTCGAAAGGGCTTTAAAACAACTAGCTAATGAAAAATAG
- a CDS encoding HAD family hydrolase has translation MKNSKIIAFDADDTLWVNETYFRDAEDEFARLLSDYETENKIHQELFKKVIENLTIYGYGVKGFMLSMVECALEISNYKISPKKMEAILEIGKEMLEKPIELLDGVEEVLKELHGRYKLIVATKGDLLDQERKLAKSGILKYFHHTEVMSEKKKTDYKKLIKRLDIKPSEFLMIGNSLKSDVLPLIAIGATAIHVPFHTTWAHEEVSQEQQSDTYKTVASITEVLKFL, from the coding sequence ATGAAAAATAGTAAGATCATCGCTTTTGATGCCGACGATACGCTGTGGGTTAACGAAACGTATTTTCGAGATGCCGAAGATGAATTTGCAAGATTGCTATCTGATTATGAAACAGAAAATAAAATCCATCAAGAATTATTTAAAAAAGTAATAGAAAATCTTACAATTTATGGGTATGGTGTAAAAGGTTTTATGTTGTCTATGGTTGAATGTGCGTTAGAAATTTCTAACTATAAAATAAGTCCTAAAAAAATGGAGGCTATTCTTGAAATAGGAAAAGAGATGTTAGAAAAGCCTATAGAGTTGTTAGACGGAGTAGAAGAGGTACTAAAAGAGTTACACGGAAGGTACAAGCTAATTGTAGCTACAAAGGGAGATTTATTAGATCAAGAGCGCAAGTTGGCCAAATCAGGAATTTTAAAATATTTTCATCATACAGAAGTGATGAGTGAAAAGAAGAAAACCGATTACAAAAAGCTGATAAAAAGATTAGACATTAAACCTTCGGAGTTTTTAATGATAGGAAACTCTTTAAAATCAGATGTATTACCACTCATAGCTATAGGAGCCACAGCAATACATGTACCGTTTCACACCACTTGGGCACACGAAGAAGTGAGCCAAGAACAACAATCAGATACCTATAAAACAGTAGCTTCTATTACAGAGGTGTTAAAGTTTTTGTAG
- a CDS encoding RNA polymerase sigma factor: MIDETTLIDQLQQPLTKEVAFKSLVVQYKERLYWHIRKIVISHDDADDVLQNTFVKVFKNIHTFKRDSKLYSWMYRIATNEAITFINKRAKEKNSTISDYQAHLTSTLDSDYWFSGNEIQLILQKAIATLPQKQQLVFNMKYFDEMKYEEISEILETSVGALKASYHIAAKKIENFIKNYH; the protein is encoded by the coding sequence TTGATTGACGAAACTACACTTATAGACCAATTACAGCAACCTCTTACTAAAGAAGTTGCTTTCAAAAGCCTTGTTGTACAATACAAAGAACGGCTATATTGGCATATACGTAAGATTGTAATCTCTCACGACGATGCCGATGATGTTTTGCAAAACACTTTTGTGAAAGTTTTTAAAAACATTCATACCTTTAAAAGAGATAGTAAACTGTATTCTTGGATGTATCGAATAGCCACCAATGAAGCCATCACTTTTATTAATAAAAGGGCAAAAGAAAAAAATAGTACTATTTCAGACTATCAAGCACATCTTACCTCTACTTTAGATAGTGATTATTGGTTTTCAGGTAATGAAATTCAGCTTATCTTACAAAAAGCCATTGCTACATTACCTCAAAAACAACAATTGGTGTTTAATATGAAATACTTCGATGAGATGAAATATGAAGAAATATCAGAAATTCTTGAAACCTCTGTTGGTGCTCTGAAAGCATCTTACCATATAGCCGCTAAAAAAATTGAAAACTTTATAAAGAACTACCATTAA
- a CDS encoding TonB-dependent receptor, which translates to MAITLKGDQKISTVPTTKMKALKINLNAHIYGTFAEIGAGQETVRNFFRAGGASGTIAKAMSAYDKDFSDAIYGIEKDNRYVTEPRLKKMLKYEMELIEERIERQKHPDKLFFTYANTVATINFSKKFKGHGWVGIRFQLDPLEDYNEIVLHLRFKETDARQQQETLGVLGVNLIYGAYYLNDNPKELLKSFYDNIDKDRLEIDMINFSGPRFMYVDNRLMSLQLVKNGMTNAVMFGPDGNNLLPAQVLYKKNILALRGSYRPVTKVNMDIFERSKQLFFDENKVDPKKTKIIFEITLSNLRAEGEINERDFLDRAELLCSLGQNVMITNYQEYFRLVEYFSEYTKERMGLAMGVYNLIQIFDEKYYRDLSGGILEAFGKLFYRDLKVYMYPYKDEETGEFITSENLKVHPRMKELYKFFKNNGRLIDIKDYDPDILHIFSRKVLKMIKNGEEGWEDMLPKGVSETIKEKRLFGWTKRNN; encoded by the coding sequence ATGGCAATTACGTTAAAAGGAGATCAAAAAATAAGTACGGTACCAACGACTAAAATGAAAGCGTTGAAAATTAATTTAAACGCTCATATTTATGGGACTTTTGCAGAAATTGGGGCTGGACAAGAAACTGTTCGTAATTTTTTTAGAGCAGGCGGTGCTTCGGGTACCATAGCAAAGGCAATGAGTGCTTATGATAAAGATTTTTCTGACGCCATATATGGAATTGAAAAAGATAATCGTTACGTTACAGAGCCTCGATTAAAAAAAATGTTGAAGTATGAAATGGAATTAATTGAGGAGCGAATTGAACGCCAAAAACATCCTGATAAATTATTTTTTACGTATGCCAACACTGTAGCAACCATCAACTTTAGTAAGAAGTTTAAAGGTCATGGCTGGGTAGGTATTCGTTTTCAATTAGATCCTCTCGAAGATTATAACGAAATTGTATTACACCTACGCTTTAAAGAAACCGATGCTCGTCAGCAACAAGAAACATTAGGTGTTTTAGGGGTAAATTTAATTTATGGAGCCTATTACTTAAATGATAATCCTAAAGAGTTATTAAAATCTTTTTATGATAATATTGATAAAGATCGTTTAGAAATTGACATGATTAATTTCTCAGGACCCCGCTTTATGTATGTTGATAATCGCTTAATGAGTTTGCAACTTGTTAAAAACGGAATGACCAACGCTGTGATGTTCGGACCTGACGGAAATAATTTACTACCCGCACAAGTACTGTATAAAAAGAATATTTTAGCACTTCGTGGTAGTTACAGACCCGTTACTAAGGTAAACATGGATATCTTTGAGCGCTCTAAACAATTGTTCTTTGACGAAAACAAAGTAGATCCTAAAAAGACAAAAATTATCTTTGAAATTACGTTAAGTAATCTTCGTGCTGAGGGTGAAATTAACGAACGTGATTTCTTAGACAGAGCCGAACTCTTATGCTCTCTTGGACAAAATGTTATGATTACCAACTACCAAGAGTACTTTAGACTGGTAGAGTATTTTAGCGAATACACCAAAGAACGTATGGGGCTTGCCATGGGAGTGTACAACTTAATTCAAATATTTGACGAAAAATATTATCGCGATTTAAGTGGTGGTATTTTAGAAGCCTTCGGAAAACTTTTCTATAGAGATTTAAAGGTATACATGTACCCTTACAAAGATGAAGAAACAGGGGAATTTATTACCAGTGAAAATCTAAAAGTGCATCCTAGAATGAAAGAACTGTATAAGTTCTTTAAAAATAATGGTCGACTAATTGATATTAAAGACTACGACCCTGATATTTTACATATTTTTTCAAGAAAAGTATTGAAAATGATTAAAAATGGAGAAGAAGGCTGGGAAGATATGTTACCAAAAGGGGTTTCTGAAACCATCAAAGAAAAACGTTTATTCGGTTGGACAAAAAGAAATAACTAG
- a CDS encoding MBL fold metallo-hydrolase, whose amino-acid sequence MTRQFLLYFCSENGEKNKVQITFLGTGTSTGVPMITSKHIVAFSNNPKDKRLRSSVLVSWSDVHYVIDCGPDFRQQMMREEVASINGILFTHEHADHIAGLDEIRPYCFQIGPVPIYLTERVLKVLQKRYDYIFATENRYPSAPSVAPTIVSHKESFELDGVVVTPIEVMHGNLPILGYRFNDIAYITDIKTISEEEKSKLKNLDVLIVTGLRKEPHNTHFNLEEALNFIKEIQPKKAYLTHISELLGLHDEVEKELPENVFLAYDGLRI is encoded by the coding sequence ATGACCAGACAATTTTTGTTGTACTTTTGTAGTGAAAATGGAGAAAAAAATAAGGTACAAATAACTTTTTTAGGAACAGGAACTTCTACTGGAGTTCCCATGATTACAAGTAAACATATTGTTGCTTTTTCTAATAACCCCAAAGACAAAAGATTACGTTCTTCAGTCTTAGTTTCATGGAGTGATGTTCATTATGTGATTGATTGCGGACCTGATTTTCGTCAGCAAATGATGCGTGAAGAGGTAGCGTCTATCAACGGAATTTTGTTTACACACGAACACGCCGATCATATCGCTGGATTGGATGAAATTCGTCCGTATTGTTTTCAAATAGGACCAGTGCCTATCTACTTAACAGAAAGAGTACTAAAAGTTTTACAAAAACGATACGATTATATTTTTGCCACCGAAAACCGATATCCGAGTGCACCAAGTGTAGCGCCAACTATTGTTTCACACAAAGAAAGTTTTGAATTAGATGGTGTAGTGGTAACTCCTATAGAGGTTATGCATGGTAATTTGCCTATTTTAGGCTATCGTTTTAACGATATTGCTTACATAACTGATATTAAAACCATTTCAGAAGAAGAAAAAAGTAAGTTAAAAAATCTTGATGTTTTAATTGTAACAGGGTTGAGAAAAGAACCTCATAACACCCATTTTAATTTAGAAGAAGCGCTAAATTTTATTAAAGAGATACAACCTAAAAAAGCCTATTTAACACATATTAGTGAGCTTTTAGGCTTGCACGATGAAGTAGAAAAAGAATTGCCCGAAAATGTGTTTTTAGCTTATGATGGACTAAGAATATAG
- the yaaA gene encoding peroxide stress protein YaaA produces the protein MKIIISPAKSLDFESKAPTDAYTQPRFLEQSEKLNKKLKTISRKKLGELMKISDDLASLNYDRNQDWQLPFSPENAKQAIYAFTGEVFRGIDATSISEDKIPVLQQKLRILSGLYGLLKPLDLIQPYRLEMGTKLKVGTKDNLYKFWDTTLAQSLNEELTDDELLINLASTEYFKALPKKALKVPMITPVFKDFKNGQYKTIMTYAKKARGLMVRYIVDNNVDTLEELKGFNTEGYGYAEEMSSKNELVFTR, from the coding sequence ATGAAAATTATAATATCACCTGCAAAATCGTTAGACTTTGAAAGCAAAGCACCTACCGATGCATATACACAACCTCGTTTTTTAGAACAATCAGAAAAATTGAATAAGAAGCTCAAAACAATCTCAAGAAAAAAATTGGGTGAGTTAATGAAAATTTCTGATGACTTGGCAAGTTTAAACTACGATAGAAACCAAGATTGGCAACTTCCTTTTTCTCCAGAGAATGCAAAACAAGCGATATATGCTTTTACAGGGGAAGTGTTTAGAGGAATAGATGCAACTTCAATTTCAGAAGATAAAATTCCAGTTTTACAACAGAAGTTGAGAATTTTATCTGGGTTGTATGGTTTGCTAAAACCGTTAGATTTAATTCAGCCTTACCGCTTAGAGATGGGAACGAAATTAAAAGTAGGTACAAAAGATAATTTATATAAATTTTGGGATACTACCTTGGCACAGTCTCTAAATGAAGAACTTACCGATGATGAGTTGTTAATTAACTTAGCCAGTACAGAGTATTTTAAAGCACTTCCTAAAAAAGCCTTAAAAGTGCCTATGATAACTCCTGTTTTTAAAGATTTTAAAAACGGACAGTATAAAACCATTATGACGTATGCAAAGAAAGCACGTGGACTCATGGTACGTTATATTGTAGATAATAATGTGGATACTTTAGAAGAATTGAAAGGTTTTAATACCGAAGGATATGGTTATGCTGAGGAAATGTCTTCTAAGAACGAATTGGTTTTTACGAGGTAA